Proteins found in one Saccharomyces mikatae IFO 1815 strain IFO1815 genome assembly, chromosome: 5 genomic segment:
- the UBP3 gene encoding mRNA-binding ubiquitin-specific protease UBP3 (similar to Saccharomyces cerevisiae UBP3 (YER151C); ancestral locus Anc_8.202), translating into MNMQDANKEESYSMYPKTSSPPPPTPTNMQIPIYQAPLQMYGYTQAPYLYPTQMPAYSFNMVNQNQPMYHQGNSPHHMPPQNSINGGNTTNSSNIGKKKWHSSSVANSSSNNGGSQGANSNGINYNKSHAYHHSYSNNHIPMMNSANNGNNVSMKKQANPSNGNGPSATSPSFSSYNSSSQYDLYKFDVTKLKNFKENSSSSVQLPLFINTTEAEFATASAQRYELNLKALRLDPESLAEQPVAQSSVHHHAKIHDIPKHNEEIKTETHGEEEDTHDKKSNASKDTHEHKRKIEQKEDESTLENSEQINQEPRSTVAPIAVNKMEVEESIEESTLNTSSPTPPTAKSWSAIASDAIKSRQASNKPVSGSIMTKTSTSGTATSASPTSTVTAAIGKSSSPLSSKQPQRKDKKYVPPSTKGIEPLGSIALRMCFDPDFISYVLRNKDIENKIPLLSIIPRGIVNRANICFMSSVLQVLLYCQPFVDVLNVLSTRNTNSRIGTSSCKLLDACLTMYKQFDKENYEKTMENAEDTEKSSENDAKKPSKSKNFHHNTTVEAVKPDEFYKTLSTIPKFKDLQWGHQEDAEEFLTHLLDQLHEELISAIDGLTDNEIQNMLQSINDEQLKIFFIRNLSRYGKAEFIKNASPRLKELIEKYGVINDDSTEENGWHEVSGSSKRGKKTKTAAKRTVEIVPSPISKLFGGQFRSVLDIPNNKESQSITLDPFQTIQLDISDSSVNDLETAFKKFSEYELLPFKSSSGNDVEAKKQTFIDKLPQVLLIQLKRFSFINNVNKDNAMTNYNAYNGRIEKIRKKIKYDHELIIPEESMSSITLKNHTSGVDDRRYKLTGVIYHHGVSSDGGHYTADVYHKEHNKWYRIDDVNITELEDDDVLKGGEEASDSRTAYILMYQKVY; encoded by the coding sequence ATGAATATGCAAGACGCTAACAAGGAGGAGTCGTACTCGATGTATCCTAAAACTTCTTCTCCGCCACCACCTACGCCAACAAACATGCAAATCCCCATTTATCAGGCTCCTCTGCAGATGTATGGCTACACTCAAGCGCCATATTTATATCCTACTCAAATGCCTGCTTATTCGTTTAACATGGTCAACCAGAACCAGCCAATGTACCATCAAGGTAACAGCCCACACCATATGCCTCCTCAAAACAGTATCAACGGTGGCAATACTACTAATAGCAGCAACATAGGCAAGAAAAAGTGGCACTCCAGCAGTGTTGCTAACAGCAGTAGCAACAACGGCGGTAGTCAAGGCGCCAACTCTAACGGTATAAACTACAACAAATCACACGCCTATCATCATAGTTACTCAAACAACCATATTCCAATGATGAACTCTGCAAACAATGGTAACAATGTGAGCATGAAGAAACAGGCCAATCCTTCGAATGGCAACGGTCCTTCGGCTACTTCACCGtcgttttcttcttacAACTCTTCCTCACAGTATGATTTATATAAGTTCGATGTGACTAAATTAAAGAACTTTAAAGAAAACTCGTCCAGCTCTGTTCAGTTGCCACTGTTCATAAACACTACAGAAGCAGAGTTCGCTACCGCAAGTGCGCAGAGGTACGAGTTAAACTTGAAAGCTTTAAGGTTAGACCCTGAAAGCTTAGCAGAACAACCCGTAGCTCAAAGCTCCGTTCATCACCATGCGAAAATTCATGATATACCAAAGcataatgaagaaataaagaCAGAAACTCATGGAGAAGAGGAAGATACACACGATAAAAAGTCAAATGCGAGCAAAGACACACATGAAcacaaaaggaaaattgaacaaaagGAAGATGAGTCCACACTGGAAAATAGTGAACAAATCAATCAGGAACCTCGATCTACCGTTGCGCCCATAGCGGTGAACAAAATGGAAGTAGAGGAGTCCATTGAAGAAAGTACTCTGAATACATCCTCACCCACACCCCCAACAGCTAAATCTTGGTCTGCCATAGCATCGGATGCGATTAAAAGTAGACAGGCCAGTAATAAGCCAGTATCTGGTTCAATCATGACTAAAACATCCACCTCTGGTACAGCTACAAGCGCTTCACCAACAAGCACAGTCACAGCAGCTATTGGAAAATCGAGTTCTCCGCTGTCGTCCAAGCAACCTCAAAGGAAGGATAAAAAGTACGTTCCGCCTTCAACAAAAGGTATTGAACCACTCGGATCTATTGCATTAAGAATGTGTTTTGATCCTGATTTTATCAGTTACGTTTTACGGAATAAAGACATcgaaaataaaattccaCTTCTTTCTATTATTCCAAGGGGCATAGTAAACAGAGCCAACATTTGCTTTATGAGTTCCGTGCTGCAAGTGTTGCTCTACTGTCAACCATTTGTTGATGTCTTGAACGTTTTAAGTACACGGAACACTAATTCAAGGATTGGTACATCATCCTGCAAATTATTAGATGCTTGCTTGACTATGTATAAGCAATTCGATAAGGAGAATTATGAGAAAACAATGGAAAATGCAGAAGATACTGAAAAATCATCGGAGAATGATGCAAAGAAACCATCGAAATCCAAGAATTTCCACCACAACACCACTGTTGAGGCTGTTAAGCCTGATGAATTTTACAAAACCTTGTCCACTATACCTAAATTTAAAGACTTGCAATGGGGCCATCAGGAAGATGCGGAAGAGTTCTTGACCCATTTACTAGATCAATTACATGAAGAATTAATTTCCGCAATTGATGGTTTAACCGATAATGAAATCCAGAATATGCTGCAAAGTATCAATGACgaacaattgaaaattttctttattagaAATTTATCACGTTATGGAAAAGCAGAGTTTATCAAGAATGCCAGCCCAAGATTGAAGGAGTTGATAGAAAAGTATGGTGTGATTAATGACGACTCTACGGAAGAAAATGGTTGGCACGAGGTAAGTGGATCCAGTAAAAGGGGCAAGAAAACCAAGACTGCCGCCAAGAGGACCGTGGAGATTGTTCCATCACCAATTTCCAAGTTATTTGGTGGTCAGTTTAGATCAGTCTTGGATATCCCCAACAATAAGGAGTCTCAATCGATTACTTTAGATCCATTTCAAACAATCCAATTAGACATTTCAGACTCTAGTGTGAATGATTTAGAAACTGCattcaaaaagttcagTGAATATGAACTACTGCCATTTAAGTCATCATCAGgtaatgatgttgaggCCAAGAAACAAACTTTTATCGACAAACTACCACAAGTTCTTTTAATCCAACTTAAAAGATTTTCATTCATAAATAATGTGAATAAAGATAATGCGATGACGAACTATAATGCATACAATGGACGTATTGAGAAGATTAGAAAGAAGATCAAATACGATCATGAATTAATCATACCGGAAGAATCAATGTCCTCCATAACGTTAAAGAATCATACTTCAGGAGTTGATGATAGAAGATATAAGTTAACTGGAGTGATATACCACCATGGCGTGAGTTCAGACGGTGGACATTATACAGCAGACGTTTATCACAAGGAGCATAATAAGTGGTACAGAATAGATGATGTAAATATTACAGAATTGGAAGACGATGATGTTCTGAAAGGTGGAGAAGAAGCTTCTGATTCGAGAACAGCCTATATTTTGATGTATCAAAAGGTATATTAA
- the SMKI05G2340 gene encoding 2-aminoadipate transaminase (similar to Saccharomyces cerevisiae YER152C; ancestral locus Anc_8.204) — protein sequence MAYREINFFKGHPSSRLLPREAVIQATAAVLGPETREYDDDPYNRHPLTYGSDEGALWVREQICTFLNDQVFKFDDGARTRTQVDHLNLNSGASYGMLNILLQTTLPHNGYTRQAFIITPTYFLINDCFRDAGFKGRITAINEKSHDSIDFESLVAALDHHEGESQPDSTTEIIQGPALTKKIYKYVLYCIPTFANPSGNTYSLETRRRLIDIARKYDMLVISDDVYDILDYTTPSNELASPPLRMVHIDRSTAPLGQASFGNTISNATFSKLIAPGLRFGYHESINSNLARQLSKGGANVSGGTPSQLNSMIVGELLRSGAAQRCIAHLRSVYAERAAILTAALKKCMPLRTEITPVKGGYFTWVTLPPAYNAVEISTVLANKFNVILANGSNFEVIGDEKNWGQSSFRLSISYLEADQIERGIELLGAVCKSYATTNNIIM from the coding sequence ATGGCGTACAGAGAgataaactttttcaagGGACATCCAAGTTCGAGACTGCTGCCTCGAGAGGCAGTGATCCAGGCAACTGCGGCTGTACTGGGTCCCGAGACAAGAGAGTACGACGATGACCCCTATAATAGGCATCCATTGACGTATGGTTCTGATGAAGGTGCGCTGTGGGTGCGTGAGCAGATCTGCACATTTTTGAACGATCAAGTGTTCAAGTTCGACGACGGGGCTCGGACGAGGACACAAGTGGACCATTTGAATCTGAACAGCGGGGCTTCGTACGGGATGCTGAACATCCTTCTACAAACGACCTTGCCGCATAATGGGTACACTCGACAGGCGTTCATCATTACGCCAACGTATTTCTTGATCAACGATTGCTTCAGGGATGCCGGATTCAAGGGCCGGATAACTGCTATCAACGAAAAGAGCCACGACTCGATTGACTTCGAGTCGTTGGTTGCCGCCCTTGACCACCACGAGGGGGAATCACAGCCCGACAGTACGACAGAGATCATCCAGGGTCCAGCGCTGACCAAGAAAATCTACAAGTATGTGTTGTACTGCATCCCGACTTTTGCGAACCCATCGGGCAACACGTACTCGTTGGAGACCAGGCGCAGACTCATCGACATTGCTCGCAAGTACGATATGCTGGTCATCAGCGATGACGTCTACGATATTCTAGATTACACAACGCCCTCGAACGAACTGGCTTCTCCACCCCTGAGAATGGTACACATAGATAGAAGCACAGCGCCCTTGGGGCAGGCTTCGTTTGGAAATACGATCTCCAACGCGACTTTCTCTAAGCTCATCGCCCCCGGGCTCAGGTTTGGGTACCACGAATCTATAAATTCTAACCTCGCCAGGCAGCTGTCCAAAGGAGGAGCGAATGTGTCTGGTGGAACACCCTCACAACTCAACTCCATGATCGTGGGTGAGTTGCTGCGTAGTGGTGCCGCCCAGAGGTGCATTGCACATCTGAGGTCCGTGTATGCTGAAAGAGCCGCTATTTTGACTGCAGCGCTCAAAAAATGTATGCCACTAAGAACCGAGATTACACCGGTTAAGGGCGGCTATTTCACCTGGGTCACCTTGCCTCCAGCGTACAACGCCGTGGAGATATCAACTGTTCTGGCCAATAAGTTCAATGTCATCCTTGCCAACGGTTCGAACTTCGAGGTCATCGGCGATGAGAAAAACTGGGGTCAGTCATCCTTTAGGCTATCCATTAGTTACCTAGAGGCTGACCAGATTGAAAGAGGCATCGAGCTCCTCGGTGCAGTTTGCAAATCTTATGCGACTACCAACAACATAATTATGTAG
- the PET122 gene encoding Pet122p (similar to Saccharomyces cerevisiae PET122 (YER153C); ancestral locus Anc_8.205) — MFAISKRLMSSDVRSQILLNSLNGDMPGALALLRQQKQTSMDVELLHTMLARAAALAHANTIAYIWYQHVMPRRLAVEGRLLCDMAGVALHQDKLFLPAQFLQHYQTMTHHRCTNPESQMIEFELRRVKVEAFARGTMHSTALREKWKVFLQEMDTLPGRPPLRLRDFPQLVTSMGIATGEREEQAAALELFERQRLVVKNEWSLPLLLAGILWHVPGPAQARRVLAEFIQCYRGLPLVDAEQVIKRRGFEITT; from the coding sequence ATGTTTGCCATCTCGAAAAGACTAATGAGCAGCGATGTGCGGTCGCAGATACTGCTAAACAGTTTAAATGGAGACATGCCAGGCGCACTGGCCCTGCTGCGTCAGCAGAAGCAGACCAGCATGGATGTGGAACTGCTGCACACGATGCTGGCGCGGGCGGCTGCGCTTGCGCATGCCAACACCATAGCATACATATGGTATCAGCATGTGATGCCACGCCGACTAGCAGTAGAAGGTCGCCTGCTATGTGACATGGCTGGCGTGGCATTACATCAGGATAAACTGTTCTTGCCCGCCCAGTTCCTGCAGCACTACCAGACGATGACCCACCATCGTTGCACCAACCCAGAAAGCCAAATGATCGAGTTTGAACTTAGACGGGTCAAAGTGGAGGCGTTTGCGCGTGGTACTATGCACTCCACTGCCCTGAGAGAGAAGTGGAAGGTATTTCTGCAAGAGATGGATACGCTACCGGGGCGGCCTCCATTGAGACTGCGGGACTTCCCGCAGTTGGTCACGTCCATGGGTATAGCCACTGGGGAGCGGGAAGAACAGGCAGCAGCTTTAGAGCTGTTCGAACGCCAACGGCTAGTTGTAAAGAACGAATGGTCACTACCGCTATTGCTGGCGGGCATTCTGTGGCATGTTCCTGGCCCAGCACAAGCACGACGCGTTCTAGCGGAGTTCATTCAATGCTATCGCGGGCTGCCGCTGGTGGATGCCGAGCAGGTGATAAAGAGAAGAGGATTTGAGATTACTACGTGA
- the OXA1 gene encoding membrane insertase OXA1 (similar to Saccharomyces cerevisiae OXA1 (YER154W); ancestral locus Anc_8.206), translated as MFKLSSRLVTSRFAASSRLATARTIVSPRPFPSWISFPVKRFNSTGSNSNDISEIQTQLPSIDELTSSAPSLSASTSDLIANTTQTVGELSSHIGYLNSIGLAQTWYWPSDVIQHVLEAVHVYSGLPWWGTIAVSTILIRCLMFPLYVKSSDTVARNSHIKPELDALNNKLMSTTDLQQGQLVAMQRKKLLSSHGIKNRWLAAPMLQIPIALGFFNALRHMANYPVDGFVNQGAAWFTDLTQADPYLGLQVITAAVFISFTRLGGETGSQQFSSPMKRLFTILPIISIPATMNLSSAVVLYFAFNGAFSVLQTLILRNKWVRSKLKITEVAKPRTPVTGASSTENMGIFQSLKHNIQKARDQAERRQLMQDNEKKLQESFKEKRQNSKIKILHKSSFINNKK; from the coding sequence ATGTTCAAATTAAGCTCTCGACTCGTCACATCTAGGTTTGCTGCCTCTTCCAGACTTGCCACGGCTCGCACTATAGTATCGCCCAGGCCCTTTCCGTCATGGATCTCTTTTCCAGTCAAAAGATTCAATTCCACAGGATCAAATAGTAATGATATCTCGGAAATCCAAACCCAGTTGCCCTCCATCGATGAATTGACCTCTTCAGCACCTTCtctttcagcttccacttcGGACCTTATCGCTAACACGACGCAAACAGTTGGCGAGCTTTCTTCTCATATAGGCTATCTAAATAGCATCGGTTTGGCCCAAACTTGGTACTGGCCTTCTGACGTTATCCAGCACGTCTTGGAAGCTGTTCATGTCTACTCCGGTTTGCCCTGGTGGGGGACGATTGCCGTCTCCACCATTCTGATTAGATGTCTCATGTTCCCCCTCTATGTTAAATCCTCAGACACTGTTGCTAGGAATTCCCATATCAAGCCTGAGCTGGACGCCCTAAACAATAAGCTGATGTCTACGACAGATTTGCAGCAGGGTCAATTGGTGGCTatgcaaagaaaaaaactgcTCTCCTCGCACGGTATTAAGAATAGATGGCTGGCTGCACCCATGCTACAAATACCAATAGCTCTAGGGTTTTTCAATGCATTGAGACATATGGCAAATTACCCAGTGGACGGGTTCGTCAATCAAGGTGCTGCGTGGTTTACGGACTTGACCCAAGCAGACCCCTACTTGGGTTTGCAAGTAATTACTGCCGCGGTTTTCATCTCGTTTACAAGACTGGGTGGCGAGACTGGTTCCCAACAATTTAGTTCCCCAATGAAACGTCTTTTCACTATTCTACCCATCATTTCGATTCCGGCCACAATGAACTTGTCATCCGCCGTGGTACTCTACTTTGCCTTCAATGGTGCCTTTTCTGTCCTGCAAACCCTTATTTTAAGAAACAAATGGGTTCGTTCCAAACTGAAGATAACAGAAGTGGCCAAACCAAGGACACCCGTTACTGGCGCCTCTTCAACGGAAAATATGGGCATTTTCCAATCTTTGAAACATAATATTCAAAAGGCGAGAGACCAGGCAGAAAGAAGGCAACTAATGCAAGATaacgagaaaaaattacagGAAAGCTTCAAGGAGAAGAGACAGAACTCGAAGATCAAAATCCTTCACAAATCAAGTTTCattaataacaaaaaataa